Part of the Leptolyngbya sp. BL0902 genome, GATTGCTTCCGCTGCCTACCCACCTTCGTCAGCCTCGATCTACTGCAATACAACAACCTGTTTGAGCACTAACGCAGATCGCCAGTAGAGCGCCCATAAATGGCAAAGTCTCCGCCGTGGGAACGGATCGGGGGTGGGGAGTTCTGTCTGGGAAAAGAGGAACTATGATGAACGAGTTCTGACTGATCACAGACTTCTCATTACCGATCCCTATCCACGAGACGCCCCATGGGAACTTGGGTTAAGCAAACCGACCAGGCCATTTACTTGATGTCCGGGAATACCTACCTGGAGGTGATTCCCAAGCGTCCTTCTACCACCAACCCCAAGGAGCAGGTGGCCAATGTATCGGCCATGAAGGGCTGGTTTGCCCGTGGAGATCGGCCCAGGGGCATGACCTTTGCCATCGGCACGGGGGATCCAGAACCGCTGCCCACGCCGCCGCCGCCGGGGGCCGGGGACGGGCTGTTGATTCCAGACAACAACCAAATCATTGTCACTAGCGACACGTTCTTTAAGATTCGGCCCGTGCAGTCCAGCGGGCTCACCTCCTCGGAGAAGGTGTGGGTGCGGCGGGGTACCCAACTGGCCCTGCGCTACTACGCCGATGGCGGCAGCGACCACTGGCGGGTGGAGTTGGCAGACCCCTTGGGCGATGGCAACCGCACCCTTTGGTACGTCTACAATCTTCACGCCCGTCTCGGCACCGAAGCCACCCTCACCGTCACCCGCGACACCCTGTTTAAGCGAGAACCCAAGCCCTCCACCAGCCTGCCCAACAGCGCCAAGGTGTTTGTGTCCGAGGCGCAAACCTTTAGGCTCAAATCCTTTCGCCCTGCGGCGGACAATCACACCCTAATTGAACTGGCCGATACCACCCTTGGCCCCAGCAACGAAACCCTGTGGTACGTCTACAACCTCCACGCCAGCGCCAGCACGGGCGGCGGCACCATCCCTCGCCCCCACGATGGCCTTCAGGTGCAGACGGTGCGGGATACGGTGTTTACCCTGCGGCCCGAAGCGCCGGAAACCCTGCCAGAGTCGCAAAAGGTGGCGGTACCCAGGGGCCAAGTGTTGAACATTCAGTACTACATCGACCAGGGCAGCGACCGCTGGCTGATTGACCTGGTGAGGCCAGAACTGGGCGATGGTCGGGCCACCCAGTGGTACATCAACACCCAGGACACCAAGCTGATCTCCGCCATCACCCTGACGGCGGTGACAAATACGGTGTTCAAAGCCGAGCCGATAGCTTCCTCGTCCCTCGCTCCGGAGGACAAGGTAGACATTCCGGCCAACACCCAGTTCAGCCTGATTGGCCATCTGCCAGCGGCGGGCAACCATGCCAAGGTGCGCTTGGCCGATACCACCCTGGGCGAAGACGAAATCGATACCTGGTACGCCTACAACCCCCATGTGCGGATTGTGGGCCAGCGACAACTGCTCCAGGTGCGGGGAGATACCATCTTCAAAACCAGCCCCGCCCTATCGAGCGAACTGCCGGAAACCGACAAAGTGCTGGTGAAATCCAACACGGTGCTAGAAATTAGCTCCTACTCCCAGCCGGAGAAAAACCATGTGCGGGTGGCCTTCAAGGGGGCGTTCCTGGGTTCCCAACGGCGCAATACCTGGTTCTGCTACGTGCCGGATATCTACATCATCGGCACCGAAATCGGCAACAACCCCACCGACCAAGGCCCGCCGCCGCCCCCCTCCGGCAGTCGCGGCATGGCCCTTCAGTTTCCGGGCTTTAGCGGCACCTATTATTCCAATGACCCGATTTACTGGACAACCCAGTACGGCGACCGGGGCAACTTTACCTGGGGCGAAGCCCTCCACGTCAACACCAGCACCGGGCAGTATCGCCGCCCCGCCAATGCCGAGGTGATCTACGGCATTCTCCGCATTGCTAAGGCGCTGGAGGACATCCGCAAACGCTACGGCAGACCCGTGATCATCACCTCCTGGTATCGCGATCCGGCCACCAATGCGGCGGTGGGTGGGGCGTCCCAGTCGCGCCATTTGCTGGGGGATGGGGTGGATTTCGTCGTCTCTGGTCGCCATCCCTACGATGTCTACGCGGATTTGGATAGATGGTGGGGCAACCAGGGTGGCTTGGCCAGCTCCCGATCCTTCACCCACATTGATGCCAGGGGCTATCGCGCCCGCTGGAACTACGACGGCACTGGCCCCGCTTAGGAGGAGAAACCATGGGCACCTGGATTAAAGAAACCGATCTGGCCATGTACCTGATGCAGGGCGGCGTGTGGATTTCCCGCATCACCAAAGCCCCCTCAGCGGCCAACCCCAAGGAAAAAGTGGCCGACATCACCGGAATGGAAGCCTGGTTTTCCCGCGCCGATGCCCCCACCGCCATGACCATTTCCCTCGGCACCGGAGCCCCAGAACCCGACCCCTGGCAACCGCCCCCCACCGCTGGCAAAATCAACGCCGAAGGGCTGGCCCTGGTCAAACACTTTGAAGGACTACGCACCACTGCCTACCAAGATTCCGTCGGCGTGTGGACGATTGGCTATGGCCACACCAGCATGGCTGGCCCGCCCCCGGTCTACCCCGGTATGACCATCACTACCGCCGAAGCCGAAGCGATTCTTCAGCAGGATTTGGAGGTGTTCGAGCGGGGCGTTTCCCAGGCGTTGACCATCACCACCACCGCAAACCAGTTTTCGGCCATGGTGTCCTTCGCCTTTAATGTGGGCCTCAGCGCCTACCGAAGTTCTACCCTGCTCCGCAAGCATAACGCCGGAGACTTCGCGGGAGCCGCCGCCGAATTTCCCCGCTGGGTCTATGCCGGGGGCGAAGTGCTGCCCGGTCTCGTCCGCCGCCGCGACGCCGAACGCACCCTCTACCTCAAACCCTAGCCCTACTTAAACAAAATTGATTCAGCAGATGAAGAAACCGATCTAACAGTAATTAGCCACGAAGCTTGGGACATTAGGACTCATCATCAGTCTGAAGAGGGAGAAGCCCCATCATTTCATGATATGCAGTATCTTCTTGAACTAATCGCTGCTGATTTTAAGATCGAGCAAATGTTGCTTTTCCAAACAATGTAGGGTGACGGCAGGAACGCATTCATAGCACCATGAAAAGACATGAAAAAACTATTGTCAGAGGCGTCCGGGTTCCTGAAAGTTGCCATTAAAGAAGAGGTAGAGCCAGGAATTTGGCTTGGCCAGCCGCTTGACCAAGACCTTAATCAACCGATCATGGTTTACGCCCACGACTACCTTCAATGCTATCCATGGCATGAACTAGCTCTCTAAAACCCATCCAATTTTTGTTCACCATAGATTACGATTTGCACATCCATCCTACGTTCTACATAAACCAACGGGGAGGATGTAGTTTCTAGAAAGAGTTCTCCGTGCTGTTAAAAATTCTGCCGCTGCTGCTGGTCTGCGTTTTGGGTTTTGGGCTGCGGCGGGTTGGTCTGATAGGCTCTAGGGATGCCCAAACCATCGGCACACTCTTGACCTATTTGGCTTTGCCAGCAGTAATTTTACGCGCCCTGGCCACCGCCACTCTCACGCCTGACCTCATCTACCTGCCCCTCTCCGCGCTGATTGTTGTCCTAGGGCTGACCCTGATTGGGGCATTGATTCTCAAACCGCTGAACTGGCCACGACCCCAGGCTGGGGCTTGGATGATCACCTTTCTCACCTTTGAGGGCGGGGCCGTGGGCTATCCCACCATGCTGCTGGCCTTTGGAGAAGAGGGATTGAGTCGGCTGGTGTTGTTTGATCTGGCCCAAGCCGTCTACCTGCTAACGGTAGTCTACGGCATTGCCACTTGGTATGGATCCGCCGAAATCACCCTAGGGCGAGTGGGTCTGAAACTGGTCAAAACTCCCTTCTTTTGGGCAATCTGGATTGGCCTAGGCCTAAATTTCCTAGGCTGGCAACCGCCCCCGCTGATGGCGTTGCTGGATATTTTGGCCAACAGTTTTGTATTTCTGGTGCTGGTGCTGCTGGGGCTAGAATTTCACCTGCAAATCGCCTCAGTAGGGCGGTTTCTGGCCCTAGCCCTGCTAAAGGTGAGCATTGGGCTGGGGTTGGGTTGGGGCATCTCTGCCCTATTTAGTCTGACGGGGCTAGAGCGGGCAGCGGTGTTGGTGGGATCGGCTCTGCCCCCCAGTATGCTAGCCCTTTTGTTTGCCCAGGAAAACCAGCTTGACACCCGCTTTGTGATGAGTTTTATCTCCGTTGCTGTTCCCATCTATTGGCTGGTTATGGCGTTTTTTCTGCCCCAATTATCTGTCTAGACTAGAGGCTCTATTCGATCCTATTCGGGCCTTCTAAAGGAAGATCGGCAGAAGGCTAGGATTGTCATTCCTACGCTCAATCTGAATCAAAAAACATAGCAGTTCTCTGATTGATGCCGTACACCTATAGCCCTAGTTGACTGACAAAAGATTATGCATCGGATGCACGCCCTAGGGATGGGGTAGGGGTGTGAAGTCGAGGGGTTTCACCTGCTGAAGCACCTGAGCCATGGCGTCATGGAGGTGGCCATTGGTGGCCAATAGCCGACCGCTCTGGACGATCAGGGGGCTTTGGTCGTAGGCGGTGACTTTCCCTCCGGCCTCGCGGATGAGGGCAATGCCAGCGGTAATATCCCAGGGAGACAGGCCCCGTTCCCAGTAGCCATCGAGGCGACCGCAGGCGACGTAGGCCAGGTCTACCGCCGCCGATCCCCCCCGCCGCACGCCCTGGGTGAGGTGGGTGAACTGGCAGAATTCGGCATAGTTATTGTCGGCGGTGTCGCGGCGGTCGTAGGCAAACCCGGTGACGAGCAGGCTTTGGGCCAAATTATCCGTTGTCGAAACCTGCATCGGCTGGCGGTTGAAGGTAGCCCCTTGCCCCTTCGCCGCTTGAAACAGCTCGTTCAGGATGGGGTTATAGACCACGCCCAAAATCGGCTCGCCCTCAAACAGCAGGCCAATGGAAACCGAGCAGAAGGGATATTGGTGGGTGTAGTTGGTGGTGCCATCGAGGGGATCAATCGCCCAGAGAAAATCGCTGTTGGCTTGCCCTCCGGCTCCCGATTCCTCGGCCAAGATGCCGTGACTGGTGGGCAGATGACGGCCCATCACCGCCATAACCGCCGCCTCTGCGGCCCGATCCGCCTCGGTTACAAGGTCGCCAGATCGCCCCTTTTCCCGCACATCCTGGAGATTGCCCCAGTAGTGCTGAAGCACCGCCCCAGCTGATTGCGCCGCTTCGGTGGCTACATCTAGCCAAGTGAGTAGATCACGGTCGGAGGGAAAGGTCATGGGAGCCAGTACAGATGACAAAGGACAAAGGGCTACCGTTGGGTAGTGCTGAGGAGACGTGACCTCTTCAGCGGATAGCCTAGTAGGATGCGTTGGTCGACGGCATGAGCCAAGCCCGTGGGCCAACCAACCGACGGCTAATCGTCTTCTAGGGGGAGGCCAAAGCGCACCTTGCCCTTGCCGAAGTAGCGGCCAAACTGAAGTTCGTAGACCTCGTCTTCGTCTTGGGTTTCCACGCGCAGGTCGCTGCGGGCATAGCTGACGCAGAGCAACGCATAGCCCTGGGCCCGCAGGTCGGGAGAGAGCCCCATGGCCTCTGGCTGCACGAGATCGCCCTCCAGCACCCGCACGGCGCAGGTAGTGCAGGCTCCGTTGCGGCAGGAGAAGGGGAGGTCGATGCCTTGGCTTTCGGCGGTGTGAAGGATATAGCGATCCTCGGGCACCTGAAACTGGTAGGTTTTGTTGGTATCGCGGTGGTGAACGATAACGGTGTGGGTAGGAGCCATAGCGCCGATGAAAACCAGGACAATGAGGGGTTTATCCTCCTATGCTCTCATGAAAAATTCCTTCCAAAACAAATTGTGGCATTTTGGGCCTTTTCTTTGGTAGGATATCTATCCGGTGGCGAAATGCTACCCCACACCCTGGAGAGATGGCCGAGCGGTTGAAGGCGCAGCACTGGAAATGCTGTTTAGGGGTGACTCTAACGAGGGTTCGAATCCCTCTCTCTCCGTCCCTAGCCCTGACATAGTCCTAAGCGTAGTCTTCCCTAGCGCTGAGCTAATGGATTGACCTCAACGCATGGTTGTCTACGGATCGTGATTCTGTGCTTCAGTTTCAGCCAGCGGGTTTTGTGCAGCGGGTGATGGCCACGCCCCTTGGCGTCATGGCCTACTATACCCATCCCCCTGCGGAAGAGGGCCAGGATGATCGCCCGCCCCTGGTGTTTTTGCACAGCCTGGGGGGTGGGTCTTCTGCCTTTGAATGGTCGAAGGTCTATCCTGCCTTTGGCCACAGCCACCGGGTGATCGCCCCTGATCTGGTGGGCTGGGGGCAATCGGCCCATCCGGCGCGAGATTATCACGTCCAAGATTATTTTCAGGTCATCACCCACCTGCTCGAAGCTTTGGCAGAGCCGCCCGCTCTGGTGGTGGCCACCTCGCTGACGGCGGGGGTGATTATCCGGCTGGCGACCCAGCGCCCCGATCTATTCAAGGGATTATTCCTCGTCTCGCCCTCCGGCAACGGCGACTTTGGCCGCGACTACCGCGCTAGCCTGCCCGCTCTGTTGGCCAGCACCCCTGGTGTGGATAGCCTGCTCTATCAACTGGGTGCGGCCAACGAACTGGCGGTTCGGGGCTTTCTGTCTACCTTCTTGTTTGCCAACCCCAGCCGCATCACCGAGGACATGGTGCAAGCCTATCTCACCTGCACCCAACAGCCCAACGCCCAGTACGCGGCCTTGGCCTCCCTCAACGGCACCATTAGCTTTGACCTATCGCGCTATATGGGCCAGCTTGCCACCCCCACCCACATCATTCTGGGGGCAAAATCCCGCTTCACGCCGCCCAACATTACACGCCGCCTCGCCAGCCTCGCCCCCCAGGCCGTGGAGGCGGTGGTAGAGCTTCCCGACGTTGGGGTGCTGCCTCACCTAGAGCAGCCTGAATTGGTAGTGGAGGCTCTCCAAGAATTTCTCAACCGCTGGGCGTAGCGGGTCAGCCCTGGACGTTAGAAGCTCCCCAGAACCGTTCAAGACCTCTTCAGTCACTTCTAGAAATCTTCAATTAGCCATCCCACTTCACCTTAAACAGGCGAAACAGTTCGTAATCGCGATGGGAAACCACCCGTCCGCCGTTCGATTTCACCAAAGCAGGCCACTGATCCAGGGAATCAAGCTGCACTTCGGCCCCCAGGTAGGTTTCTAAAATTGCCCAGCTTTCCGCCAGGGGCGCGTCGGGGTTGAGGGCATCGAACAGAAAGTGGCCACCGGGCTTGAGGACTTTTTTCACCTGTTGCAGCACCGTGTCCCAATAGTCAGCGGGGTAGTAGCAACTAACGCCCGTGGCGATTACCAGGTCGAAAAACTGGGGTTCGTAGTGATCCTGCAAACGGTGGGCGGGGGCTTGTTTCATGCCCTTAAAGAGCTTGGAATTGAGCTGTGGCCCCCGGGCGGTGACGGCCTTGCAGGCAAATTCGCTGATGTCGTGGCCGTGGAACAAGGCGTCCCAGTCTCGCCAGGGATAGACCAAAAAGCTGATGCCGCAGCCGATATCGAGGCAGTGATCTTTTTTGTGGGGTTTGATGGCTTCCCAAAAGGGCGTGGAGATGTGCGGCGTTAACCGTCCCGCCACCCAGTCTTTGAACAGGGGCATTTCTTCGATTTCCTGGGGGAGGTCGAAGGGTTGGCCCGAAAATTCTTGGTTATAGCGCTGGGCAACGGCCTGGAGGGTGGCTCCCCAGGGGGAGGGATCGGCGTTGGGTAGGGGCATTCGTGTTTGTCCTAACCTTTGAGGGCGCGGTTG contains:
- a CDS encoding D-Ala-D-Ala carboxypeptidase family metallohydrolase; this encodes MGTWVKQTDQAIYLMSGNTYLEVIPKRPSTTNPKEQVANVSAMKGWFARGDRPRGMTFAIGTGDPEPLPTPPPPGAGDGLLIPDNNQIIVTSDTFFKIRPVQSSGLTSSEKVWVRRGTQLALRYYADGGSDHWRVELADPLGDGNRTLWYVYNLHARLGTEATLTVTRDTLFKREPKPSTSLPNSAKVFVSEAQTFRLKSFRPAADNHTLIELADTTLGPSNETLWYVYNLHASASTGGGTIPRPHDGLQVQTVRDTVFTLRPEAPETLPESQKVAVPRGQVLNIQYYIDQGSDRWLIDLVRPELGDGRATQWYINTQDTKLISAITLTAVTNTVFKAEPIASSSLAPEDKVDIPANTQFSLIGHLPAAGNHAKVRLADTTLGEDEIDTWYAYNPHVRIVGQRQLLQVRGDTIFKTSPALSSELPETDKVLVKSNTVLEISSYSQPEKNHVRVAFKGAFLGSQRRNTWFCYVPDIYIIGTEIGNNPTDQGPPPPPSGSRGMALQFPGFSGTYYSNDPIYWTTQYGDRGNFTWGEALHVNTSTGQYRRPANAEVIYGILRIAKALEDIRKRYGRPVIITSWYRDPATNAAVGGASQSRHLLGDGVDFVVSGRHPYDVYADLDRWWGNQGGLASSRSFTHIDARGYRARWNYDGTGPA
- a CDS encoding lysozyme; amino-acid sequence: MGTWIKETDLAMYLMQGGVWISRITKAPSAANPKEKVADITGMEAWFSRADAPTAMTISLGTGAPEPDPWQPPPTAGKINAEGLALVKHFEGLRTTAYQDSVGVWTIGYGHTSMAGPPPVYPGMTITTAEAEAILQQDLEVFERGVSQALTITTTANQFSAMVSFAFNVGLSAYRSSTLLRKHNAGDFAGAAAEFPRWVYAGGEVLPGLVRRRDAERTLYLKP
- a CDS encoding AEC family transporter, which encodes MLLKILPLLLVCVLGFGLRRVGLIGSRDAQTIGTLLTYLALPAVILRALATATLTPDLIYLPLSALIVVLGLTLIGALILKPLNWPRPQAGAWMITFLTFEGGAVGYPTMLLAFGEEGLSRLVLFDLAQAVYLLTVVYGIATWYGSAEITLGRVGLKLVKTPFFWAIWIGLGLNFLGWQPPPLMALLDILANSFVFLVLVLLGLEFHLQIASVGRFLALALLKVSIGLGLGWGISALFSLTGLERAAVLVGSALPPSMLALLFAQENQLDTRFVMSFISVAVPIYWLVMAFFLPQLSV
- a CDS encoding inositol monophosphatase family protein, whose protein sequence is MTFPSDRDLLTWLDVATEAAQSAGAVLQHYWGNLQDVREKGRSGDLVTEADRAAEAAVMAVMGRHLPTSHGILAEESGAGGQANSDFLWAIDPLDGTTNYTHQYPFCSVSIGLLFEGEPILGVVYNPILNELFQAAKGQGATFNRQPMQVSTTDNLAQSLLVTGFAYDRRDTADNNYAEFCQFTHLTQGVRRGGSAAVDLAYVACGRLDGYWERGLSPWDITAGIALIREAGGKVTAYDQSPLIVQSGRLLATNGHLHDAMAQVLQQVKPLDFTPLPHP
- a CDS encoding 2Fe-2S iron-sulfur cluster-binding protein, coding for MAPTHTVIVHHRDTNKTYQFQVPEDRYILHTAESQGIDLPFSCRNGACTTCAVRVLEGDLVQPEAMGLSPDLRAQGYALLCVSYARSDLRVETQDEDEVYELQFGRYFGKGKVRFGLPLEDD
- a CDS encoding alpha/beta fold hydrolase, encoding MLQFQPAGFVQRVMATPLGVMAYYTHPPAEEGQDDRPPLVFLHSLGGGSSAFEWSKVYPAFGHSHRVIAPDLVGWGQSAHPARDYHVQDYFQVITHLLEALAEPPALVVATSLTAGVIIRLATQRPDLFKGLFLVSPSGNGDFGRDYRASLPALLASTPGVDSLLYQLGAANELAVRGFLSTFLFANPSRITEDMVQAYLTCTQQPNAQYAALASLNGTISFDLSRYMGQLATPTHIILGAKSRFTPPNITRRLASLAPQAVEAVVELPDVGVLPHLEQPELVVEALQEFLNRWA
- a CDS encoding methyltransferase domain-containing protein, with protein sequence MPLPNADPSPWGATLQAVAQRYNQEFSGQPFDLPQEIEEMPLFKDWVAGRLTPHISTPFWEAIKPHKKDHCLDIGCGISFLVYPWRDWDALFHGHDISEFACKAVTARGPQLNSKLFKGMKQAPAHRLQDHYEPQFFDLVIATGVSCYYPADYWDTVLQQVKKVLKPGGHFLFDALNPDAPLAESWAILETYLGAEVQLDSLDQWPALVKSNGGRVVSHRDYELFRLFKVKWDG